The window TCCCAGAGAACAAACAGCCTCTATTCTTTTCCGGAGTTACCGGAGAAGGTCTTGTAGAACTAAAAGATGCTATTTGGAAACAACTGCATGGATAAGAAAATAATTACAGTTTTATTTTTTATAATTCATCACTATTACTTCTCACAAAGTAATACTTCAAAAATAGACAGCCTCGGAACCATTTCCGAGGTTGAGTCTTTTATAAGATCCTGTTCCAAAAGCAAAGATGATTTTCTCTCTGAATTTACATTGAAAACAATTAAAGATTTTGATAATGAAATTATTTCTCAAAAAATTAAGAAAAAAGCAAAAATCTTAGGGGTCAACAAAAGTTTTTACAAAGGGGATTTCAATCATGATGGCAGAACCGATCTCCTTTTTATAGGTGATAATAAAAGCTGTATACAAACTTCCATGGACTCAGAAAAAGAGACCTCATGTAATACCAGTGTGAAGGTAATCTTCGACCTAGCATCGGGATATGTACTTCAAGATGTAATGCGACGTCATCGTGATTTTACCATTCCAAAAGTCATCAAAATTGGTGGAATGGACTATATTAACATCTATTATGAAGATAACAGTATGTTTTCTAATACACCCGAAAAAATGTTATCTAAAATTCTAACCTATAAATTTGATGATTTCATAGAATACAATCCCCAGCCGAAAAAGTATTCCATTAAACAGATTTCTTATGAAGCAGGACCATGCTACGGAACCTGCCCCATGTTTAAATTAGAGCTCAATAAAAATAAGATTTCTACATTCACAGCACTTGCTTTTAACTTCATAGATGATAATGATCCAGAAGCAGCTGCTAATGCAATCGGAAATTTAAATAAAGGTAAAAATGAAGGGATTTTTAAAAGTCAGATAAAACCTTCTGACTTTGCTGCTATTGAAGAGCTATTGAATTATATTGATTTTCCAAACCTCAATGACAGCTATTCAATCTCCGCAACTGATAATCCATCCTCTACCCTTACAATTGTCTACAATACTGGAAAAATAAAGAAGATTCAGGATTATGGGTTGGTAGGAACCTATGGGCTTAAAAATCTTTATAAAATCTTATTCAATCTAAGACTCAATCAAGAATGGAAAAAGGTAGAATGATACCTTGAAGCTCCTTGATAAAATTCTTAAAAATATTTAGAGTACCTTTGCAAAATGTAATTCTTTCAAACAGAAGGAATTTTTATTTAAATTTTAAAATAATTCATTTGAATTTTACAGACTTAAACTTAATAGAACCTATTGCTAAAGCAATCAAGGAACAAGGATATACAACTCCAACCCCCATTCAGGAAAGATCTATTCCTGAAATTTTACAAGGCAAAGACTTTTTAGGCTGTGCACAGACAGGAACAGGAAAAACTGCCGCTTTTGCTATTCCTATTCTACAGAATCTATCTAAAAATAAAATACCTAATAAAAATATTAAAGCCTTAATTCTTACGCCAACCAGAGAGCTGGCAATTCAGATTGAGGAAAACATTCATGCTTACGGTAAATATCTTCCCTTAAAAGAGCTTGTTATCTTTGGAGGGGTAAAACAGGGTAATCAGGAAGCAGCGTTAAAAAAAGGGGTTGATATTTTGGTCGCTACTCCGGGAAGACTTCTTGACTTCATTGCACAAGGGATTATCAGCTTAAAAAATCTTGAAATATTTGTTCTTGATGAAGCAGACAGAATGCTTGATATGGGATTTGTGCACGATGTAAAAAGAATCATCAAGCTTTTACCGCAAAAAAGACAGACCCTGTTCTTCTCTGCAACAATGCCGGGAGAAATCCAAAAATTGGCTAACTCTATCCTGAACAATCCTGTAAAGGTAGAAGTTACCCCTGTATCTTCTACTGCAGATACTATTCAGCAATCTGTTTACTTTGTTGAAAAGGACAACAAACTGAATCTTTTATCTCATATTCTTCAAAATGATATTTCAGATTCTGCACTGGTATTTTCCAGAACAAAGCATGGCGCTGATAAAATTGCCAGAAAGCTTCAAAAAGACAATATCTCTGCAGAAGCTATTCACGGGAACAAATCTCAAAATGCAAGACAGAATGCCCTTAATAATTTTAAATCTGGGAAAACGAGAGTTCTGGTAGCTACTGATATTGCTGCAAGAGGAATTGATATTGATGAACTGAAATTCGTTATCAATTTTGAACTCTCTGATGTTTCTGAAACGTATGTACACAGAATTGGTAGAACAGGTAGAGCCGGAGCAGAAGGAAATTCTATTTCTTTTGTAGACGGGCTGGATCTTCTCAATCTGAAAAATACAGAAAAGCTGATCGGAAAGAAAATTCCTGTTATCAAGAACCACCCATTCCATACGGATGATCTTGTAGCACAGAAAAGAGATTCTAATAATAAGCCGATGGCAGCTGGTAGAGAGAAATCACAACGACCTAATAGTAACTCCAGACCTACCAATAATAATAGAAATAAAAAGAAGCCCAACACTTCTGAAACACCTTCTACTGGATTTAAAAAGCCTAAGAATAAGAATTTCACCAGAAAAAAATAAAAAATTCCCTCTCATTATGTTGAGAGGGATTTTCTTTGTTATATTTTTAACTGTTGACGAACATTTTTTTCGCATTTTCAGTAGTACTTCTATCTATTTCAGAGAAGTCTTTACCATAAATATCTACCAATTTCCCAGCTACCAGATCAAGATATGAACTTTCATTCCTTTTTCCTCTGTGTGGAACAGGTGCCAGATAAGGTGAATCTGTCTCTAATACGATTTTATCTAAAGGTACTTCATTTAAAAACTGATCTATTTTCCCGTTTTTAAAAGTCACTACTCCACCGATTCCTAAAATGAAATTAAGGTCAATCGCATGTTGTGCCTGTTCTAAATTTCCGGAAAAGCAATGGAAGATTCCTCTTAATTTAGGATGTTTTTTTCTTTCCAACACTTCAAACGTTTCATCAAAACTTTCTCTGGTATGGATCACAATCGCCAGGTCTTTTTCTATGGCCCAATCAATCTGCTGTTCAAAAGCTTTTACCTGAATATCCAGAGTTGTTTTATCCCAGTATAAATCGATTCCAATCTCCCCTATCGCAGGAAAATGTCTTTGGTCAAGATAATTCTTAACAATCTCTAATTCTTTTTCCCAGGATTCCGGTTTTACATAGCAAGGATGAAGTCCCATCATAGAAAAAATCTGTCCGGGATATTCAGTTTCCAGCTGCAGCATCTTCTCATGGGATTCGGAATCAATAGCCGGAAGATAAAATTCTGAGATTCCTTTATCTAAAGCTCTTTGAATAGCCTCTTTTCTGTCTTCATCAAATTCTTCTGCGTATAAATGGGTATGTGTATCAATCATTTTATTTACAATTTTAATAGATCTTCATAAGGATTTTCAAGACCCAGTAATATTCCGAAAGCTGGTTCTGTTTTGATTCCTTGTTTTTTAAGTTCTATTATTTTCTGTTTAAATTCTTCTCCTTTTTCCTGTAATATTTTATATTCAGCAATCATATGAAGGTAGGCATTCTGCTGAATCGTAGGTTTATTCTGTCCGAAAATCTCAACGGGAAGCCCATCCAACATAAAATTTAATGTAATGCATTTTTCACCATTTACAATGGGGTATTTCACTTCTAGATCATAAGGAATAAACCGACTCAACATTAAATCATCCAGAAAATCTTCCTCAAATTTTAAGTCTACCTCAAAAATAAGATCCAGATCACTTCCTTCAATATCAATTTCAATAGGAATGGTTCCTGATAAAATGGGTGAATACTCTTTTAATTTTTCAAAAATACGATGCCTTGCAAGAAGTGCATATACTCTTCTTTGTTTGTCATTTCCTGTTTTCAAATAATCAATCTTTGTAAAATCAATCATTTGAATATAGTATGTTTTACTTTTTTCCGTTGGTTTTCTATTCTCTGATCCAGTTTTTCTCTGAAATCTATAAATTTAGGATCTTTCACATCATTGGTTTTATGTTCCAATGCTCTCATGATCTTAAAATTTTCTTTGATAAATTCTTTGGTTTCCTCTGAAAAATAAGAGTCTCCAAACTTATCAAATATATAATTAACAGCTTGAGTACTCGGATGAATCATATCTTCTTTATAGAAACGATAATCCCGGAGGTCATCCATTAAAATTTCATACACCGGCAGATAATGACAGTCTTCAAATAGAGAAATAGATTCATGAATCGCTGTAATTAGTTTGGATTTGCTCAACTGGTTCTCCACCATTCCATCTTTGGTATGCCTTACCGGAGAAACGGAAAATAAAATCTGAACGCCCTCTTTGCAAATGTCCTTAAGCTCAAGAATGGTATTGTAAATGGAACCTGTAAGTTCCTGATGGGATAACAATCTCTTCTCAAAGAACTTTTGTGGAATTTTATGGCAGTTAGCAACTAATTTTTGTTTTGGAAGAAACTCGTAGATAAAAGAGGATCCGTAAGTAATAATAATCCAGTCTGCTTCCTGAAGAAAGGCATTTCCTACTTCTATCTTACCATTAATCTTATCCAGAGTCTGGTGAATATACCTGGTATCAAAACTGGTGTGATGATCCAATGAAATGTATTCTTCATTATAGATAATCAGTTCATCTTCAATATAAAACTCTGAATCATGAAGCCTTTTTACCGCATTATTGATAGAAAAGGGATTAAAAATCGTTCCAAAAGGATTATTAAGGGTTTGAAGTTGGCCATCTTTCAGCAATTCGGTCATTTCAGAGGCAAAACAGGAACCAATTGAAAATATTCGGTCTTCAATTTCTATTTTTTTCTCTGATTTTGGGATATCAACTTCTGTTCTGAACTTCATTGTGTTGATTTTAGCTGACAGGTAATAGGCAGCAGGTAATTCTGCTACCTACTCCCTATCATCTGCAATCTTATTTAGCTTTCTCTTCTTAATAAATAATTGGCAAGCTCAATAAATGGCTTTTTCTTCTCTTCAGGAATATCAATTTTCTGAAGGTAGCTTTGTCCGATTTCGTTGTGTTTTTCAATCAGACGTAATGCTTTCTCATCCACTTTTGTTCTTCTGAAGATCTTTTCAACACCGTAGATTTTATCGATATTGTCTGTTTTTTTAGAATACCAGTAATCCAGTTCTTTTCTTTCCTCATCTGTAGCATGTTCTCTTGCTAACAGATAAAGAACGGTCTTCTTATTCTCATAGATATCTCCGGCATGCTTTTTACCAAACTGCGCCTGATCTCCGAATACATCCAGATAATCATCCATAATCTGGAATGCTATTCCGATGTGTTTTCCGAAGTTGAAAATCGCTTTTGCGTCTTTAAAATCAGCTTTCGCAATTAAAGCTCCGATCTCAAAAGAAGAAGCACTCAATACTCCGGTTTTATAAGTAATCATTCTGATATAATCATCAAAAGTTACATTTTCCTGAGTTTCGAAGTTGATATCGTATTGTTGTCCTTCACATAAAAGAAGCCCTGTATGAGTAAAGATTCTGATACAAGCCTTGAAAATTTCAGGTTCAAGATCTTCAAAGAATTTATAAGCTTTAAGCATTAATCCGTCTCCTGAAAGAATTCCCACATTGATCCCGTGCAAAGTGTGGATTGTAGGCTTATTTCTTCTTAAAGGCGCCTCATCCATAATATCATCATGGATCAGGGTAAAATTATGGAAAAACTCGATGGCTAAAGCTGGTTTTATTGCCTGCTTCAGGTCTCCTCCGAACAGATCACAAGCCATCAGCACCATAATGGGACGAAGACGTTTTCCACCGTGGGAAATGATATAGTTCATCGGCTCATACAGCTCCGTAGGTTTATCTTTAAAAGTGTACTTATTGATGGCGTCCCCAACAATCTGCTGGTATCTGTCTAAAAATTCCATAAAATCTTATAATTTGAACAAAAATACGATTTTTCGAGGCTTTATAAAACAAAAAACTTTGTGCAAATGGACAAAGTTTTTTGTCATAAAAGAAACTAGCATACTTAACTGAGAGCATTTCTTTTACTTCAATTGATAATATTGCTTAAATAAGCATTCAACTTACTTATAAGGCTTTCCTATACAATACCAATCATGTCTGATAATAGTATCTTTTTTATGAATGGCAAGTTCCAAGTTTCCTGCTCTCTTCATTATCGTATCTCCCGTTTCAACTTCGTTGTAATCGTCGATCCAATTATTATGAACCATAATATTAGATTTTTTATTTGTTATGGGATCATAGCCTGTAATTTTAATCCATGTGTTATCTATACTTGATGCTCCAACAATCAAATTATATTCATCAGGATAGAAAGCTTGTTTTACATTATTGCAATCAGGTTCTCCACATGCAGATAGCAACATTAAAAAGCATAAAAAAACAAATATTTTCATAATTTAATCTAATTGAGGCCTATGCCCGAAATTTCTTTTAAATCAACTTTCAAAAACAAAAAACTTTGCCCAAACGGACAAAGTTTATATGATAATTGTGATTTTTTGTCTTAAGACAAGAAAGTTACAACAAGGTAAGTAATACCAGCCACTAAGGCTGAGATTGGAATGGTTAATACCCAAGCCCAAAGTAAGCTTACTGTAATACCCCATCTTACTGCTGAAATTCTTTTCGTTAATCCAACCCCGATGATAGAACCTGTGATCGTGTGTGTTGTAGATACAGGAATACCAAAGTGATCTGTGATAAATAAAGTAATAGCTCCTGCAGTTTCTGCACTTACTCCTTCTAATGAAGTTACTTTAGTAATCTTTGTTCCCATTGTTTTGATGATCTTCCAACCACCACTCATAGTTCCTAATGCAATCGCAATAAAGGATACTAGCGGAACCCAGATATAATGCTGTGCAAAATAATCAAAACGTCCAGCAGCAGGAATGTTTAAATAGATTGGATCATGAAGCATTTCGACATGATAATAAATTAAAGCTGCTCCAATGATCCCCATTACTTTCTGAGCATCATTCAAACCGTGTCCTAAGCTGAATAAAGCCGAAGAAGCAAGCTGTAGTCTTTTAAAAGATTGGTCTGCTTTGTGTGGGTTTGATCTTTTATAAAGGTGAACGATAATTAACGTAATAATGATCGAGATAATCATCCCTATGATCGGTGCCATGAAAATGAACAGGAAAATAGGAATTACTTTATCAAACTTAACAACACTTTGATGGGTAACCTGGTTAAGAGCTTCTTTCGCAGTATCCCAGAATCCAAGTCCTGGCTGTGCTGCAGCTACATCGTGGTAATCCATCATAAAAGCATGCATCAAAGCTGCTCCCAAGAATCCTCCGATTAAGGTATGTGATGAGGAGGAAGGAATTCCAAACCACCAAGTCAGAAGATTCCAGGCAATAGCTGCCATCAAACCGGAAAATATAACTTCAAGTGTGATAAAATTCTCGTTAACTGTTTTGGCAATTGTATTACCAATTTTGAATTCTCCAATGATATAAGCAGCAATAAAGAAAGCTGCAAAGTTCCAAAGTGCTGCCCAAAGTACAGCCTGGAATGGAGTTAAAACTTTTGTAGATACGATAGTTGCAATCGAGTTGGCCGCATCATGGAAACCATTGATATAATCAAAGATTAACGCCAACGCAATAATAACTACAAGTAAAATCGGAAATTCCATTTTTTGCTATGTATTGTTATCTTTTAGGCGTATTTAATCATGATGTTCTCAATTGTATTGGCAACATCTTCTGCTTTATCTGTTACGATTTCAAGATAGTTCAATACCGATGAAACTTTAATAATGTTAATAGCATCATTCGTTTCAAATAAATCTACCATTGAGTTAGAAAGCAAATCATCTGCAATGTTCTCAATAGAGTTTACTTTAATACAAGCTTCTTTCACCTGCTCCATATTCTTAAACCCTTTAAGATTCTTCATTGCATTCTGAATTTCAAGACATGCTTTGTGAATCAATAGAGAGAAATCCGAATAAGCTTTCATCTCAGGAGACTTGTATAAGAAAATATATTTTGTAGAAGCGTAGATATAATCAGCGATATCATCTAATCCTGTTGCCAACGTGTGAATATCTTCACGATCAAAAGGAGTGATGAAATTTTTTCCCTAGTTCTACGAAGATTTCGTGAGTAAGTTCGTCATTCTTATGTTCGTAATCACTCATTTTTTTCAACATTGAATCGTCATTAAGATCGAAATCCTTGATTCCAGCGTTGAATTCTTCAGACATTGCAACTAGGTTTTCAGTTACCTTTTCAAAAAGTACAAAGAAGATTTTATCTTTTGGTTGAAAAGCGTGGAAAATATTACCAATTCCCATTTTTTAGTATTTATAATTCGAGTGCAAATTTCTTAAAAAAGGATTGTACCTGAAACTATATAACATTAAGTTTTGTTAACATTCGCTTACCTGCTGATTACCAAATAAAAAAACCGACATTACTGCCGGTTTTGTATGGTATAAAAAGAGATTAGTTCGCTACTTCAGCTCTCATATCTTTTCCTTTAAATTTCATCGATTGAATGTTGCTTAAAACATTATCTTTGAATGTTTTTTCAACTTCGAAGAAAGAGAATTTCTCAAGAATCTCAATATCTCCGATTTCAGCTCTTTTCTTGGTTTTTCCACCAGCAGTAGCTTTGTTGATAATATCTAAAACATCAAGTTTCTTTAAATGGTCTTTTTTACCAAGATTGAAGAAGAATCTTACCATGTTTTCATCTTTTCTTCTTGGTTTTCCACCACGATCTCTGTCTCTTCGCTCTCCTCTATCTCTGTCGCGACCTCTGTCTCTATCTCTATCACGCCCACGGTCTCTTCTTGAGTAATCATCATCTCTGCTGCTTAACTTCTGCTCAACAAGATCGTGTTTATCTTTGTAATATAAAGCAAGGTCCTTCAATTGGAACTGTAACAACTGGTGTACTAATTCTTCTTTCGTGAAGTTGCTTAGATCCGGGATTAAGCTGTCATCAAATTCAAAAAGATCTTCGTGTTCTGTAAATAATTTTTCAAAAACACCTCCAACCTGAGCTTTGATAATATCTTCTCCTGTAGGAATAAACTTTTCGTTAATCTCAATTTTAGTAGAAGATTTGATTTGCTTCAGCTTTCTGCTTTCCTCAGGCTTGATTAAAGCCATAGAAATACCGTCTTTTCCTGCTCTACCTGTTCTTCCACTTCTGTGAACGAATACTTCAGGATCATCAGGTAAAGAGAAGTGAATAACGTGAGTAAGAGAGTTTACATCTAATCCTCTTGCTGCAACGTCTGTGGCTACAAGGATATCGATATTTTTCAATCTGAATTTCTTCATTACCGTATCTCTCTGCGCTTGAGAAAGGTCTCCGTGAAGGGCATCAGCTGCATAACCGTTCTGCATTAAGAAATCTGCAACCTCCTGAGTTTCCATTCTTGTTCTACAGAAAATAATGGAATACTGGTTCGGGTTAGCATCAATTAATCTCTTTAATGCTTCTTTTTTCTGACGGTATCCTACCACATAGTATTCGTGTGTAATGTTCTTCTTCACTTCGTTGATAGAACCTACTGAAATACGGTGTGG of the Chryseobacterium capnotolerans genome contains:
- a CDS encoding DUF6438 domain-containing protein; protein product: MDKKIITVLFFIIHHYYFSQSNTSKIDSLGTISEVESFIRSCSKSKDDFLSEFTLKTIKDFDNEIISQKIKKKAKILGVNKSFYKGDFNHDGRTDLLFIGDNKSCIQTSMDSEKETSCNTSVKVIFDLASGYVLQDVMRRHRDFTIPKVIKIGGMDYINIYYEDNSMFSNTPEKMLSKILTYKFDDFIEYNPQPKKYSIKQISYEAGPCYGTCPMFKLELNKNKISTFTALAFNFIDDNDPEAAANAIGNLNKGKNEGIFKSQIKPSDFAAIEELLNYIDFPNLNDSYSISATDNPSSTLTIVYNTGKIKKIQDYGLVGTYGLKNLYKILFNLRLNQEWKKVE
- a CDS encoding DUF4269 domain-containing protein → MIDFTKIDYLKTGNDKQRRVYALLARHRIFEKLKEYSPILSGTIPIEIDIEGSDLDLIFEVDLKFEEDFLDDLMLSRFIPYDLEVKYPIVNGEKCITLNFMLDGLPVEIFGQNKPTIQQNAYLHMIAEYKILQEKGEEFKQKIIELKKQGIKTEPAFGILLGLENPYEDLLKL
- a CDS encoding DEAD/DEAH box helicase, coding for MNFTDLNLIEPIAKAIKEQGYTTPTPIQERSIPEILQGKDFLGCAQTGTGKTAAFAIPILQNLSKNKIPNKNIKALILTPTRELAIQIEENIHAYGKYLPLKELVIFGGVKQGNQEAALKKGVDILVATPGRLLDFIAQGIISLKNLEIFVLDEADRMLDMGFVHDVKRIIKLLPQKRQTLFFSATMPGEIQKLANSILNNPVKVEVTPVSSTADTIQQSVYFVEKDNKLNLLSHILQNDISDSALVFSRTKHGADKIARKLQKDNISAEAIHGNKSQNARQNALNNFKSGKTRVLVATDIAARGIDIDELKFVINFELSDVSETYVHRIGRTGRAGAEGNSISFVDGLDLLNLKNTEKLIGKKIPVIKNHPFHTDDLVAQKRDSNNKPMAAGREKSQRPNSNSRPTNNNRNKKKPNTSETPSTGFKKPKNKNFTRKK
- a CDS encoding GSCFA domain-containing protein, encoding MKFRTEVDIPKSEKKIEIEDRIFSIGSCFASEMTELLKDGQLQTLNNPFGTIFNPFSINNAVKRLHDSEFYIEDELIIYNEEYISLDHHTSFDTRYIHQTLDKINGKIEVGNAFLQEADWIIITYGSSFIYEFLPKQKLVANCHKIPQKFFEKRLLSHQELTGSIYNTILELKDICKEGVQILFSVSPVRHTKDGMVENQLSKSKLITAIHESISLFEDCHYLPVYEILMDDLRDYRFYKEDMIHPSTQAVNYIFDKFGDSYFSEETKEFIKENFKIMRALEHKTNDVKDPKFIDFREKLDQRIENQRKKVKHTIFK
- a CDS encoding TatD family hydrolase; the encoded protein is MIDTHTHLYAEEFDEDRKEAIQRALDKGISEFYLPAIDSESHEKMLQLETEYPGQIFSMMGLHPCYVKPESWEKELEIVKNYLDQRHFPAIGEIGIDLYWDKTTLDIQVKAFEQQIDWAIEKDLAIVIHTRESFDETFEVLERKKHPKLRGIFHCFSGNLEQAQHAIDLNFILGIGGVVTFKNGKIDQFLNEVPLDKIVLETDSPYLAPVPHRGKRNESSYLDLVAGKLVDIYGKDFSEIDRSTTENAKKMFVNS
- a CDS encoding DEAD/DEAH box helicase, with amino-acid sequence MNLFTETNLSPDILKAIGELGYESPTEIQKQTIPFILSDIRDLIALAQTGTGKTAAFSLPILDMIDDTSRKIQLLVLCPTRELCLQISKDIKNYSKYMDIKTTAVYGGSSIVDQMRSLKDKPQIIVGTPGRVIDLINRKALDFSAIHWLVLDEADEMLSMGFKDELETILSETPETKQTFLFSATMNKEVERISKNYLTKPHRISVGSINEVKKNITHEYYVVGYRQKKEALKRLIDANPNQYSIIFCRTRMETQEVADFLMQNGYAADALHGDLSQAQRDTVMKKFRLKNIDILVATDVAARGLDVNSLTHVIHFSLPDDPEVFVHRSGRTGRAGKDGISMALIKPEESRKLKQIKSSTKIEINEKFIPTGEDIIKAQVGGVFEKLFTEHEDLFEFDDSLIPDLSNFTKEELVHQLLQFQLKDLALYYKDKHDLVEQKLSSRDDDYSRRDRGRDRDRDRGRDRDRGERRDRDRGGKPRRKDENMVRFFFNLGKKDHLKKLDVLDIINKATAGGKTKKRAEIGDIEILEKFSFFEVEKTFKDNVLSNIQSMKFKGKDMRAEVAN
- a CDS encoding inorganic phosphate transporter — encoded protein: MEFPILLVVIIALALIFDYINGFHDAANSIATIVSTKVLTPFQAVLWAALWNFAAFFIAAYIIGEFKIGNTIAKTVNENFITLEVIFSGLMAAIAWNLLTWWFGIPSSSSHTLIGGFLGAALMHAFMMDYHDVAAAQPGLGFWDTAKEALNQVTHQSVVKFDKVIPIFLFIFMAPIIGMIISIIITLIIVHLYKRSNPHKADQSFKRLQLASSALFSLGHGLNDAQKVMGIIGAALIYYHVEMLHDPIYLNIPAAGRFDYFAQHYIWVPLVSFIAIALGTMSGGWKIIKTMGTKITKVTSLEGVSAETAGAITLFITDHFGIPVSTTHTITGSIIGVGLTKRISAVRWGITVSLLWAWVLTIPISALVAGITYLVVTFLS
- a CDS encoding polyprenyl synthetase family protein — encoded protein: MEFLDRYQQIVGDAINKYTFKDKPTELYEPMNYIISHGGKRLRPIMVLMACDLFGGDLKQAIKPALAIEFFHNFTLIHDDIMDEAPLRRNKPTIHTLHGINVGILSGDGLMLKAYKFFEDLEPEIFKACIRIFTHTGLLLCEGQQYDINFETQENVTFDDYIRMITYKTGVLSASSFEIGALIAKADFKDAKAIFNFGKHIGIAFQIMDDYLDVFGDQAQFGKKHAGDIYENKKTVLYLLAREHATDEERKELDYWYSKKTDNIDKIYGVEKIFRRTKVDEKALRLIEKHNEIGQSYLQKIDIPEEKKKPFIELANYLLRRES